One Ranitomeya imitator isolate aRanImi1 chromosome 1, aRanImi1.pri, whole genome shotgun sequence DNA window includes the following coding sequences:
- the RIMOC1 gene encoding RAB7A-interacting MON1-CCZ1 complex subunit 1: MACSCCCPEYRGRVWRLQRRLESLQDVGGDDAALLKAIAALQKLSDWCKETALTTDHAECPALTTDHAECPALTTDHAECPALTTDHAECPALTTDHAECLALTTDHAECPALKTDHAECPALTTDHAECPALTTDHAECPALTTDHAECPALTTDHAECPALTTDHAACPALTTDHAECPALTTDHAECPALTTDHAECPALTTDHAECPALTTDHAECPALTTDHAECPALTTDHAECPALTTDHAECPALTTDHAECPALTTDHAECPALTTDHAECPALTTDHAECPALTTDHAECPALTTDHAECPALTTDHAECPALTTDHAECPALTTDHAACPALTTDHAECPALNVDRTECPAQNVDHVVCPTLNVDRAEFLALYTQALLDITYCEESRLVEAEFPGDDSLQPVRELEQLLSEPDSLSQDVVLDIEVQECLHWRRGALLYMYCHTVGERERWELRHPGTFHQCLQDGVHYLLKMLQMRSPVQLDDQVLFRDINTAALLEKGVFSDVHVLALMYCGEMCYWAQRYCRDAEQTLQRRADPEPTSQDLPFRDIGEKVLDTYVGVCEGPLRGQGWSTDNAKKILQYLKGDL, from the exons ATGCCGCTTTATTGAAAGCCATCGCTGCGCTGCAGAAACTAAGCGACTGGTGCAAGGAGACGGCGCTGACAACGGACCATGCGGAGTGCCCGGCGCTGACAACGGACCATGCGGAGTGCCCGGCGCTGACAACGGACCATGCGGAGTGCCCGGCGCTGACAACGGACCATGCGGAGTGCCCGGCGCTGACAACGGACCATGCGGAGTGCCTGGCGCTGACAACGGACCATGCAGAGTGCCCAGCGCTGAAAACGGACCATGCAGAGTGCCCGGCGCTGACAACGGACCATGCGGAGTGCCCGGCGCTGACAACGGACCATGCGGAGTGCCCGGCGCTGACAACGGACCATGCGGAGTGCCCGGCGCTGACAACGGACCATGCGGAGTGCCCGGCGCTGACAACGGACCATGCAGCGTGCCCAGCGCTGACAACGGACCATGCGGAGTGCCCGGCGCTGACAACGGACCATGCGGAGTGCCCGGCGCTGACAACGGACCATGCGGAGTGCCCGGCGCTGACAACGGACCATGCGGAGTGCCCGGCGCTGACAACGGACCATGCGGAGTGCCCGGCGCTGACAACGGACCATGCGGAGTGCCCGGCGCTGACAACGGACCATGCAGAGTGCCCAGCGCTGACAACGGACCATGCGGAGTGCCCGGCGCTGACAACGGACCATGCGGAGTGCCCGGCGCTGACAACGGACCATGCGGAGTGCCCGGCGCTGACAACGGACCATGCGGAGTGCCCGGCGCTGACAACGGACCATGCGGAGTGCCCGGCGCTGACAACGGACCATGCGGAGTGCCCGGCGCTGACAACGGACCATGCGGAGTGCCCGGCGCTGACAACGGACCATGCGGAGTGCCCGGCGCTGACAACGGACCATGCAGAGTGCCCGGCGCTGACAACGGACCATGCAGCGTGCCCGGCGCTGACAACGGACCATGCAGAGTGCCCTGCGCTGAACGTGGACCGTACGGAGTGCCCGGCGCAGAACGTGGACCATGTGGTGTGCCCGACACTGAATGTGGACCGTGCAGAATTCCTGGCACTGTATACCCAG GCGTTATTAGATATCACTTACTGTGAGGAGAGCCGTCTGGTGGAGGCCGAGTTCCCCGGAGACGATTCCCTGCAGCCAGTGAGAGAGCTGGAGCAGCTGCTGTCGGAGCCGGACAGCCTCTCGCAG GACGTCGTTCTTGACATAGAAGTTCAGGAATGTCTGCACTGGAGGCGAGGCGCGCTGCTGTACATGTACTGCCACACCGTGGGCGAGAGGGAGCGATGGGAGCTGAGACATCCAGGAACCTTTCACCAG TGTCTTCAAGATGGTGTCCATTACCTGCTGAAAATGCTTCAGATGCGGAGTCCTGTCCAGCTGGATGACCAGGTTTTATTTCGGGATATTAACACTGCAGCGCTGCTGGAGAAAG GGGTCTTCAGTGATGTCCACGTTCTAGCTCTGATGTACTGTGGGGAGATGTGTTACTGGGCGCAGCGATACTGCAGGGACGCGGAGCAGACGTTACAGCGCAGAGCCGATCCTGAGCCTACAAGTCAAGATCTTCCATTCAGAGACATCGGGGAGAAGGTCCTGGACACTTATGTGGGTGTTTGTGAGGGGCCTCTGCGGGGACAAGGATGGAGCACAGATAACGCTAAGAAGATCCTGCAGTATCTCAAAGGGGACTTATAA